GCGCCCAAACCCTACGTGGCGGTCACCAAATCAATGGATTTTAGAGAAGGGGGGCGTTGGCATTACTACATGCAGGGGCCAGAGGGAGACAAGCATTATTGCCTGTTTGACTACCAGAGCATCACCCCCTTGTCCTATTTTTCAGGGACAGACGCTTTCTGTGATGAGAACGCCGTGCCCAACCCTTCTATGCCCAGCGTGCAATGGGAAAATCGGTTTAGCCCAGAAGGAGAAAGCACCCTGGTGCATGTGCAGATGCGTTTTGAAAAGCTAGAAGACCTGGAAACCATTATCCAGATGGGCTTCAAAGAAGGCTTCACGGCTGGACTGGAGAACCTGGATCAGTACATCGCCGCGCAGTTTTACCTGCGTAAGCAAAACAAACCAGACAACAAGGCCAGGGTGACTGCATATTTGAACTTCCCGGGCAATACAGAGGAGGCTTTCACTTTTTACAAATCAGTGTTCAGGACCGAATTTGTGAATGGTATTAAACGGTTTGGCGAAATCCCCGCCGGGCCCAACCAGCCTGTTGTGGCAGAAGAAGTGAAGAAAATGGTCTTGCATGTGGAACTGCCCTTGTTAGGAGATTTTGTGCTGATGGGCACAGACGCCCCCAAAGAAATGGGCTTTACCCTCACTCCCGGAAACAACATGCACATTAGCCTGGAGCCAGCGTCTATGGAAGAGGCCACCCGGCTTTTCACGGAGCTGTCTATAGAAGGTGAGATTGAAATGCCCTTGCAGGAAATGTTTTACGGGGCGTATTATGCGGGCTTCAGAGACAAGTACGGCATTAACTGGATGATCAACTACCAACCTAAATAACCTTTTACCTTCTCATGAAACAGAAAATCTTAACCGTCCTGTGCGTGTTGCTGGGGCTGTTGCTTCTTAACGGCGGCCTGAACAAGTTCTTCAACTACATGCCTGTGCCAGAAAACCTGCCCGCTGAACTGGTAAAAGACACCACCGCTCTGATGGAAATCTCTTGGTTGATGCCGCTCATTGGCGCCGCAGAAATCCTTGGCGGAATATTAATCATGTTTCCCAGAACGAGGGCCTTGGGTGCCTTGGTGATTTTTCCGGTGATGGTAGGCGTTCTATTGACGCACGTTTTGGTGGAGCCGGGCGGGTTGCCCATCGCCTTGGTCATCTGGGCCATCCTCCTCTGGATAATCTTTGAGAACAGAAGAAAGTACCTGCCGCTCATAGGATAGAAAATAATGCGGTATTTAGTACACTCCCTCTTTTAAGAAAGAACCCCAAGAGAAACCATGGAAAAGTAAAAAGCCCTGCTGATACACCAGCAGGGCTTTTTTTAGAAAGTATAGCTAAAAGCTACGGCTTATCTTCCTCTGTTGGAAGAAGAACCTCCTCTGGAAGAAGAGCTTCCGCCGCGGTTGCTTCCGCTAGAATAGTCGTCTCCGTCGCTACCGTAAGAGGTGCGGCCCATGTCTGAGCTGTCATAGCCAGAACCGCCTCCGCCGTAGTTAGAGTTTCCGGATTGGCCGCCGTAGTTGCCACTGCTCATAGAGCCGTAACCGCTAGAAGAACCATAGGAAGAACCTCCCTGGCCGTAGCCGCCCATGCCATAGTCACGGTTTTGGTCGCCGTAGCCACCACCGGTCATAGAGCCGCCGTGGCTACCTTGGCTAGAAGAACCGTAGCCACCGCGTGAACCCATGTCATTGCCCATGTTGCCGTAGTTACCGCCTTGTGAGCCAGAGCCGGCGCCGTAAGTAGAGCCACCGTAGTTGCCACCACCCATGGAGCCATAGCCTTGTGAGCTGCGTGATCCAAAGTCGCCGCCTTGTGAGTTGTGGCTGCTGTAACCGCCTTGGCCTGAGCCGTAGCTGCTATTGCCCATAGAGCCAGAGCCACCGCTCATAGAACCGTAGCCGCTTGAGTCGCCGTAGCCGCCGCTGCCCATGTTAGAGCCGCGTGATCCCTGCCACTCTTGGTTGGCACCCTGTGAAGAAGAACCGTAGCCGCCTCTGGAGCCCATGTCTGTGTTGCCGTAGCCACCGCGTGAGCCCATGTCTGAACCTGAACCGTAGCTAGAGCCACCGTAGTTGCTGCCGCCCATAGATGAGCCGCTGTGACCGCCCTGGCCGTAGCTAGAGCCGCCATAGCTTTGGCCTCGGTTGCTAGAACCACCGTCAAAGTCTTGATTTCCGTCATAGCCACCGCGTGATGATCCACCGCGTGAGCCGTACTCTTCGCCGTAAGATCCTCCTCTAGAACCCATGGCTCCGTAAGAACCTGAGTTTTGGTTGCTATAGCCTTGGCTGTAACCTCCCTGGCCTCTGTTGCCTTGGTTGCTGTTGCCATGCATGCCATAACCGCTCTCGTTGCCGTAGCCCATTTGGTTGCCATAGTAGCCAGAGCCACCATAGTTGGAGTAGCCGCCGCGGTCAGACTCAGAACGAGAAGAGTTGCCGGAGTAGCCTCCTTGTGAACTCATGCCGTATGGGTTGCTGCCCATGGAACCGTAGCCCCCTTGGTGAGAGCCCCCGTAGTTGCCGCCCATGGAGCCAGATCCGCCACTATAGCCGCCTTGGCCATAGTTGCTTCCGCCCATGTTGCCGCTGCCCATAGAAGAGCCGTAGCCTCCCTGGCCGTAGTTAGAGCCACCCTGCTGTCCCCAGCTTTCACCGTGCTGTTGGCCAGAACCGCCGTAGTTACCGCCCATAGAGCCTTGACCATAGCCGCCTTGGCCGTAGTCACCGCCTTGTGAATTGTAACCACCTTGTCCGTACTGACCGCCGCCCATGTTGCCACCGCCCATGGAGCCGGCGTTGCGCATGGAGTCAGAGTTTCCGTTCATCATAGAGTCATTGTCCTGTCCCATACCCGAAGAGTTGGAGGCAGAAGAACCGCTCTTAGAAGAAGCAGATTTGCCAGAAGATTTAGAGGTGGAAGAACCAGACTTAGAGCTGCTGGCCTTGGGAGTAGAAGATTTGCTGCTGCTGCTTTTCTTGTCTGAGGTACCCGCAGAAAGGGTAGAAGAAGAAGCGCCTTTTGATGAGGTAGAAGATCCCTTTTTAGAAGAGCTGGAACCGGAGCCCATGCTGCTGCTAGAAGAGATGCCGGCACCGGTGGTGCTGCCACTCATGCCACCGCCAGAGGTGCCGCTGCCCATGCTGCCGCTTGCTCCAGAGATGCCAGAAGATCCAGACGTACCAGAAGAAGATGAACCAGAACCCATGCTGCTGCCGGTAGAACCGCTAGCGCCTGTATTGCCCATAGAACCACCAGTGGTTGATCCTAGATTGCTGCTGCTGTTTTGATCTTTTTGATTGTCTTTCATAGTTAATTCTCCTTGTTAAAGTTTTTTGAATGGTTAGGTTTGGTGTTTACCTGCCGGGGCAATACAGATGAACCAAAACACCCATGGTAGCCCGCACACAGCAAGTGCTAAATCTATACGAGCGCAAATAGGCATTGTTCACAACCTAATGTGAATTTTTAATCAAGCAAGAATGAATAGAATGTTAAAGGTGCGCGCAAAAACAGTTGTACACAGTCAGTTGCAATGGTGTGCTTTATGACCGCTGAATCAAAGAATTGTAATATTTGAATATGTCTATTTAGAGCCGCCCGAAGAAGGGGAAGAGTCAATAATGTCATTGACCGGCGAGGTGGCCGGTATGGTGTCTTTCACGCCCTCAATCAACTCTATGGCCTCTTCATGGTCTTCCTGGTCCGCCACAGGCACATCATGCTCATCTGCTTCCAGGGGTTCATAGTTTAACCTGATGAAAATAGGGAAGTGGTCTGATCCAAACTTGGGCAGGCGTTGCAACCTGATTAACCTAAACGCCGGGTCATAGAAAATATGGTCCAGGGAGTACCTGAAAAAAGGAATCAAGGCATTGTAGGTGTTATAGAAACCACGGCCTATGCGCGGGTCCAACAAACCACTGATTTTTCTAAAGAGATTGGTAGAATAAGACCACGCTACATCATTCAAATCACCGGCTACAATGCTGGCCCATGGCGAGTCTTTTGCCATCTTGGCCACGGTCAACAATTCGGCCTCGCGGGTGTCTGTGTCCTTGTCAAAATGCGGGGGCTGCGGGTGCACCGTGAACAGGTCAAACTTCTTGCCGGTAGGCAGTTCCACTAAGGCATAAAAAGAAGGAATGCCTTCCTCTACCAGAAACCTGATGTCTACGTGACTCAACGGAAACTTGCTGAAGAACATCATGCCGTACGTGTTCTCCAAAGGCTTCTTGATGGCATACGGGTAGCGGGCGTCTAGCTCACTGAGCGCATCTGCCCACCGCTGGTTGGGTTCATTGATGAGCAGCATGTCTGGGTCTGTCTGCTTCACCAGTTTCAGGAAGCGTTCATAGCGTTTGTTGGACATGCGCACATTGGAAATCATAAACCCGAACGAGTTCTTGGGTGCCTTTATCTTAGACCGCAAGGCCTGCACCGGCACAAACGGCGTGTACCGGTACACGTGGATGATCTCATTCACAATGCCCAGCACCAGCAGCCCCGCAAACAGCTTGGCTGCTGTAGTCTCATACCCATAAAAATACCCGTACGCGCCCAGGATGAACGTGCTGAATAAGGCAATCTGTACACGTGGAAAGTCCAGTACCCTGATCCACCAGTAGGTGCTTTTAACCAGGGTGAGCAAGGAGGCTAGAATAAAGAAACCTCCGAAGAGTTCAAGGACGAATTTCATACGCAGGGCATTGATAGAGTCGGTACAAATACTCAGAAAAGCACAGGAAAGTTGCCCCCTGGAAAACACCAGAAAAGCCAACCCACCGCGAGGGGCGTTTTTAGCCTGTTTTCCGGAAAAATGACCAAAAACGAGGCTCGCGTTTACCTGTTAAAATTTATACGGCGCTAATGGGAGAGGGATAGAATTAAAAAGAAACCACCAGCGCTGAAAGCCAGGAAAGAAACAAAGTCCCATGAAAAAACCTCCGTTTTTGGCCTGAAATCTGGAAATCAGGCCAAAAACGGAGGTTGTAGAAATTTGTCAGTTTATTTACTGTGCGGCTTTCTCTACGCGCACGCCAATGGCCATGATGGAAGGCAACGGGTCCTGGCGCATGTACTGGCTTACCTTGAGCTTGTATTGGCCGGGCTTGGCAAACTTCACGCTCTTCAAGGCCCTGAACTGGTGGTCAAAGATATCACCGGCGCCGTTGCCTCTGGGTTCACCGGTTTTAGGGTCCATGAGGTACATTTCATGCAGCGCCGAACTGATCTGCTTGCCGTCTGGACCAACTAAATAATGCCGCAAGTACAGGTTATAGAACTGGTAGCCTATGGTATTGCGCACGTTAAAGAAGACATTGTACTGCTGCGTAGTGTCTGTGATCTCAAAGGTGAACGTGGGCGTGAGCTTGACCGGCCAATGGTTGTTGGGCAGGTCCTGGTTTTCTTCATACACCCGGTTGGCGTCACAGCTGCCCAGCGTCCAGCTTAGGCACAACAGCACCACTACGGTCAATAAACGGTTCAGGGTCATGAGGCGTCTGCGTTAGAAGGTCCAGATGGCGTGTCACCGCCTCCGTTGGGTTTGCGGTTACGGTTGTTTCTGTTGCGGTTGCGTCTTGGGCGGTTCTGGCCTTCTGGTCTGGGGCCGCGATCTTCTGGCGTACCCGTTGCCGCTGCTACCGGAGTTCCTTCTGCCGGAGTGCTACCCCCAGCGCCCGCCTGGGGCTGCGGACGAGGTTCGCGTTCGCCTTGGTTGAGACGTGGGCCACGCTCCTGTCTAGGCGGTCTGCCGCCTTCTGGCCGCGGTGGCCGGTTGCCGCCTTCGCGTTCAGGTCTGGGAGCCCGTTCTTCTCTTGGCGCACGGTCTTCTTGCGGGCCAGCCACTCGGTTTTGGTCGCGCTCTGGGCGGTTTCTGCCCTCAGGACGGTTGCCGGTTCTTTCTGGTCTGGCTGGTCTTCCTTCGCCTGAATTTCTTTCTGGTCTTCCCTGTCTTTCTGGGCGGCTGGTGGCTGTTCCGGCTTGCCCCGACGGGCGGTCACGGCGCACTTCTGGAGTTGGAGCGGCGTTGGCCAAAACCTCACCCGCCGTGGCTTCTGTGCCAGAGCCGCCTTTCTTTTTCTTTTTGCGTTTCTTTTTGCTTTTGCTGTATTGGTCGTCCAGGCGGTCCAAGTTGCCTTCCAGGGCTTCTACAAAGTCCACTACTTCTGGCTGCTGCTGCTTCACCTCTTCGGCCAGGTTCTCGGGCATCTCGCCGGCGGCGTTCATCTTCAAGACTTCATGCACGCGGTCTACGGTCACCGGGAACCAGTTGCTGTCGCCGCGGTACCCAAACCACATGATGCGTCTGAAGATGTCTGTCTTTTGCAAGAAAGCGTCTCCGGCCTTGGTCTGCAACGGGCGGTTCACGTTAGGAATGTCTTTGAGGGCATCCATGTACGTTTCCAGCTCATAGTTAAGGCAGCATTTGAGGCGTCCGCACTGACCAGAAAGTTTGCTGGGGTTCAAAGACAGGTTCTGGTAGCGCGCCGCCGTGGTGGAAACGCTCCTGAAATCGGTGAGCCAGGTAGAGCAGCACAGTTCGCGGCCGCAGGAGCCAATGCCACCTAAACGGCCAGCCTCATGGCGCAGGCTAATCTGGCGCATCTCAATCCTGATCTTGAACTCCTCGGCTAACTTTTTGATAAGTTCCCTGAAGTCCACGCGGTCATCCGCTGAGTAGAAGAAGGTGGCTTTGGTTTTGTCTGCCTGGTACTCTACGTCAGAGAGTTTCATTTTGAGCTTAAGCTCCTGGATGATGGCTCTGGCGCGGTACATGGTGGTAGATTCCTGCTCCCGGGCATGGTTGAACTTCTCCATGTCCTTCTCGGTGGCTACGCGGTAGATACTGCGGATCTCGTCGTTGTTCTGAACCTTCTTTTTGTTCATCTGCAGGCGCACCAATTCGCCTTTCAAAGACACGTGGCCAATGTGGTGGCCGTTGGGTACGTCTACTACCACGGCATCGCCGGTGATGAGGGGCAGGTGGTTTACGTTTCGGAAGAACTCTTTCCGTCCGCCTTTGAATCTTATTTCAACTATGTCAAACTCTTTAAACGACACGGGTATTTCCATGTCTGAGAGCCAGTCAAATACATTTAATCGGTTGCAGCCTCCCGTGCTACACCCGCCGTTGCTTTTGCAGCCCGCAACTACCTCTGTGCCATCTGCACTGGTCGTCTTGGTGCCGCAGCCGCCACTAGAACATGAACTACATCCCACAGGTAAATTCCTTTATATAGATAATTCTTGTTTTCAAACTATTGGTCTCCCTTGCACTTCGGCAACGCACGCCTTCCCAAACTAATCAGTGATTTTTTGCCTGACGGTGAAATGATGACAGCCCCAGGCAGTGGGGAAGGTAAGACAATCCGGTCCTTATACGGCCATTCCGGAGACCCTAATTAACAAATATAATAACTTAATCCGAATAGGCAGGCACTCTTTTGCTACTTATCCACAGGCCGTTTTTGGCTTGTTTTCTGGAAAATAGCCCAAAAACCAACTCTGAAGGACAGGGGTATCCGCTTGATTATCAGGATGACAGCCGCTCTTTGATTTGGATAATTACGTTTCTTTTATTTATTTTATATTATGAATATGTTAAGGTCTGTTTGGATTATCCCAGAAGATGAAAACAAACTGCCTTTACTACCAAAAAGGAATCTCTTTCTAAGTAGCGTCTGCTTATCCCGCTTGGGACTTTTCTCTTTTTCGCGTTCACTTTTCGCTTACCTGCCGTAGGTTGGTGCCCCAGTTTTTCTCCTGACGGCGGCATGTGAGGTTTTCGCAGGTACCCTACCTGCTTCCATTAATAGTAACCAAACCTGAATTCTATGAAGATAAAATTTACTCTAACCCTTCTTTTCTGTTGGCAGGTGCTGTATTGCGCGGCGCAGATAGGTTCTTTCACGGCAAAGAAGTCTTTGGGAAATGACATGATTGCCCGAGAGGCTGCCAGCATGGTTTCTCTCAACAACAAGCTCTACATTTTAGGAGGGTATAACACCTCTGGAGGTCCCAAGGATTTAACCGAATACAACCCGGCCACGGGCGAATTGAAAAAGCTGAAAAACCTGGGTACAGGTCCCTCCAATCCGCTTAGGGAGAAAACAATGTTCCTGGTAAAGGGCAAACTCTATAATTTTAGCGGCTATGGAACGGGAGTTTCTATTTATGACCCGGGCCAGGATATTTGGTCTGTAGCTCACGCTCAGTTAGTCCCTGGCCTTATTCCAGATGCGGGCTTTGTCATCAATGATACCATTTTCATAACCTCGCAATCCAGCAACAACTTTTATTCTTATAACATTGTCTCTAATACTTTTACCAAGAGAGCCGCTTTGCCCGGACCAACCAGTAGGAGAGGGGCTGTTGCGTTTGAGATTAACGGCAAGGGATACTGGGGTACGGGCACCAACGGAGGTACAGACTCTTGTCCGCAGGCCGGGTGTTTCTTTAATGATTTCTATGAGTATGACGCGGTAGCCAATTTATGGACCGCCAAAGCTCCTTTGCCAACTGGTTTCAAATATGGGTCAGGAGCCAGCGTAAATGGCAAGGGCTATGCTGGGCTGGGCGAAGGCTATTATGATAACTACATGCCCAGAAACATGCAGTATTGGTATGAGTACAATCCCACTACCAATGCCTGGACCAAAAAGCAGAACCTGATGAACGTAAGCGATGCCACTCTTGCTTCGCCATACCATATCAAACAAGCTGCAGTTGCCTCTTTAGGGGGTGACCTTTATTTGTTTGGCGGAAACAGAAGTGCCCTCTCAACCGTGTATACAGACGACCTTTACAAATACAACCCTGCCTCTAACACCTGGACAGTGGTGGACTCAGACCTGGGGAAAAACAGAACGTCTGCAGTTGGTTTCTACAGTAATGGGAAAATCTATGCCGGCGGCGGCAATGACAGCGAGCCTCTTCGAGACTTCTGGCAATAT
The nucleotide sequence above comes from Nibribacter ruber. Encoded proteins:
- a CDS encoding SRPBCC domain-containing protein, encoding MNKAILFNFKVDKANKLIQVERSFNAPNDLVWAAWTESDILDQWWAPKPYVAVTKSMDFREGGRWHYYMQGPEGDKHYCLFDYQSITPLSYFSGTDAFCDENAVPNPSMPSVQWENRFSPEGESTLVHVQMRFEKLEDLETIIQMGFKEGFTAGLENLDQYIAAQFYLRKQNKPDNKARVTAYLNFPGNTEEAFTFYKSVFRTEFVNGIKRFGEIPAGPNQPVVAEEVKKMVLHVELPLLGDFVLMGTDAPKEMGFTLTPGNNMHISLEPASMEEATRLFTELSIEGEIEMPLQEMFYGAYYAGFRDKYGINWMINYQPK
- a CDS encoding DoxX family protein, translated to MKQKILTVLCVLLGLLLLNGGLNKFFNYMPVPENLPAELVKDTTALMEISWLMPLIGAAEILGGILIMFPRTRALGALVIFPVMVGVLLTHVLVEPGGLPIALVIWAILLWIIFENRRKYLPLIG
- a CDS encoding endonuclease/exonuclease/phosphatase family protein, with protein sequence MKFVLELFGGFFILASLLTLVKSTYWWIRVLDFPRVQIALFSTFILGAYGYFYGYETTAAKLFAGLLVLGIVNEIIHVYRYTPFVPVQALRSKIKAPKNSFGFMISNVRMSNKRYERFLKLVKQTDPDMLLINEPNQRWADALSELDARYPYAIKKPLENTYGMMFFSKFPLSHVDIRFLVEEGIPSFYALVELPTGKKFDLFTVHPQPPHFDKDTDTREAELLTVAKMAKDSPWASIVAGDLNDVAWSYSTNLFRKISGLLDPRIGRGFYNTYNALIPFFRYSLDHIFYDPAFRLIRLQRLPKFGSDHFPIFIRLNYEPLEADEHDVPVADQEDHEEAIELIEGVKDTIPATSPVNDIIDSSPSSGGSK
- a CDS encoding gliding motility lipoprotein GldH, with the translated sequence MTLNRLLTVVVLLCLSWTLGSCDANRVYEENQDLPNNHWPVKLTPTFTFEITDTTQQYNVFFNVRNTIGYQFYNLYLRHYLVGPDGKQISSALHEMYLMDPKTGEPRGNGAGDIFDHQFRALKSVKFAKPGQYKLKVSQYMRQDPLPSIMAIGVRVEKAAQ
- the ricT gene encoding PSP1 domain-containing protein; translation: MEIPVSFKEFDIVEIRFKGGRKEFFRNVNHLPLITGDAVVVDVPNGHHIGHVSLKGELVRLQMNKKKVQNNDEIRSIYRVATEKDMEKFNHAREQESTTMYRARAIIQELKLKMKLSDVEYQADKTKATFFYSADDRVDFRELIKKLAEEFKIRIEMRQISLRHEAGRLGGIGSCGRELCCSTWLTDFRSVSTTAARYQNLSLNPSKLSGQCGRLKCCLNYELETYMDALKDIPNVNRPLQTKAGDAFLQKTDIFRRIMWFGYRGDSNWFPVTVDRVHEVLKMNAAGEMPENLAEEVKQQQPEVVDFVEALEGNLDRLDDQYSKSKKKRKKKKKGGSGTEATAGEVLANAAPTPEVRRDRPSGQAGTATSRPERQGRPERNSGEGRPARPERTGNRPEGRNRPERDQNRVAGPQEDRAPREERAPRPEREGGNRPPRPEGGRPPRQERGPRLNQGEREPRPQPQAGAGGSTPAEGTPVAAATGTPEDRGPRPEGQNRPRRNRNRNNRNRKPNGGGDTPSGPSNADAS